A stretch of Chitinophaga caeni DNA encodes these proteins:
- a CDS encoding DUF5686 and carboxypeptidase regulatory-like domain-containing protein, producing MRIISVITLFLLIGNVSQASTIHGKITDEQNNPLAFATVYLKGTTNGTTTNMSGEYVLDVSPGSYTIVCQYMGYQKQEKAITVVNNDLELNIVLKPLSMQIKEVVIKSGGEDPAYEIIRQAIKKREFYLNQVNAYTCESYIKNQLKLKGVPRKVFGQKIDKGDLGVDSSGKGIVFLSESVTQVAYQEPNKLKLEVISDRVSGGDGYGISFPMFINFYEANVQPLSSQLNPRGFISPIANNALFYYKYRLEGTFIEDGKTVNKILVIPRRKFEPLFSGYIFITDDDWRIHSTDLMLTKDYQLELIDSLEIKQTHIPVEAGTWRIKDQVLTFTLHQFGFNLGGTFVNVYSKYNLHPTFKKGYFNQTLMKYDSASQKRSMAYWDTIRPVPLEKEEVEDFRKKDSISRAMKDSANLRKNIDSLKAKQGHVKFTDIIWGGVTRRHYFMDDTVVAQHTFNIKGLAKSLQYNTVEGIVPRIVSNMSFNLGKGRSLVSQTELRYGISNQHFNGNAYFAYSGLKPGRNTNARNTWSFGGGKRVSQFNKANPIDPLTNEFYTLLFKDNYMKLYENWFGFLGFQRAWTSSLRLSSTLLYEDRLPLQNTTDFVIFKNDKKSFTPNHPEDLADIPFERSQAVIFNVNASYQPGQRFIEFPTGKVPLGSKYPTFSVSYSKGIKDVLGSDVDYDKWNFSVTDNLNFKLFGMFKYRVTTGGFFNDNAYTIPDMQHFNGNQTFYNINYLNSFQLAPYYKYSNTASLYGMLNVEHHFNGLLTNKIPLFNRLKWNLVAGSNIFYVNKDNQYYEVFAGLENILKIFRVDVVAGYQSDSPTRVGVRVGLGGLLGGNIQVR from the coding sequence ATGCGAATTATATCCGTTATTACCCTATTCCTGCTAATTGGAAACGTTTCCCAAGCTAGTACTATCCATGGTAAAATTACCGATGAGCAAAACAATCCCCTTGCTTTTGCAACCGTTTACCTCAAGGGTACTACGAACGGGACGACGACTAATATGAGCGGGGAATACGTTCTCGATGTATCCCCGGGAAGTTATACGATTGTTTGTCAATATATGGGCTACCAAAAGCAAGAGAAAGCCATAACGGTTGTCAATAACGACCTTGAACTGAACATTGTATTGAAACCGCTCAGTATGCAGATCAAGGAGGTGGTGATCAAATCAGGCGGGGAGGACCCGGCTTATGAAATCATCCGGCAAGCCATTAAGAAAAGGGAGTTCTATTTGAACCAGGTGAATGCTTATACCTGTGAATCTTATATAAAAAATCAACTGAAGCTGAAAGGCGTTCCAAGGAAAGTTTTCGGGCAAAAAATAGACAAGGGTGACCTGGGGGTAGATTCTTCCGGCAAAGGCATCGTTTTCCTGTCGGAGTCCGTAACGCAGGTTGCCTACCAGGAACCTAACAAGCTCAAATTGGAAGTGATTTCAGATCGGGTGAGTGGCGGCGATGGCTACGGCATTAGCTTCCCAATGTTTATCAATTTTTACGAAGCGAATGTACAACCATTATCTTCACAATTGAATCCGCGGGGATTCATTTCACCGATAGCCAATAACGCTTTATTCTATTATAAATACCGCCTCGAAGGAACCTTTATCGAAGATGGCAAAACGGTCAACAAGATATTAGTGATCCCGAGGCGAAAGTTCGAGCCCTTGTTTTCAGGCTATATTTTTATTACGGATGATGACTGGAGGATACATAGTACCGACTTGATGTTGACCAAGGATTACCAGTTGGAGTTAATCGATAGCTTGGAAATCAAGCAAACGCATATTCCGGTAGAAGCCGGCACCTGGCGTATTAAAGACCAGGTACTAACATTTACTTTGCACCAATTCGGGTTTAACCTGGGCGGCACCTTCGTGAATGTATATTCCAAATACAACCTGCACCCTACATTCAAGAAAGGTTATTTTAATCAAACATTGATGAAATATGACAGTGCCTCTCAAAAACGGAGCATGGCATATTGGGACACCATCAGGCCTGTACCTTTGGAAAAAGAAGAAGTAGAAGATTTCAGGAAAAAAGATAGTATTTCAAGGGCGATGAAGGACAGCGCCAACCTCAGGAAAAATATTGATAGTTTAAAAGCAAAGCAAGGACACGTTAAGTTTACAGATATTATTTGGGGCGGGGTAACCCGCAGGCATTATTTCATGGATGATACCGTGGTCGCACAGCATACTTTTAATATAAAGGGGCTGGCAAAATCATTACAATACAATACAGTCGAAGGTATAGTGCCTAGGATAGTTAGCAATATGTCGTTTAACTTGGGGAAAGGAAGATCCCTTGTATCGCAGACAGAGTTAAGGTACGGCATCAGTAACCAACATTTTAATGGTAATGCCTATTTCGCATATTCCGGTTTAAAGCCCGGCCGCAATACGAATGCACGCAATACATGGTCATTCGGCGGCGGTAAAAGGGTCAGCCAATTTAATAAAGCGAACCCGATCGATCCTTTAACCAACGAGTTTTATACGTTGCTATTCAAAGACAACTACATGAAACTATATGAAAACTGGTTTGGCTTTTTGGGTTTCCAAAGAGCATGGACCAGTTCATTGAGGTTAAGCAGCACCTTGTTATATGAAGATCGTTTACCATTGCAGAACACGACTGATTTTGTAATCTTCAAAAACGATAAGAAGTCCTTTACACCGAACCATCCCGAGGATTTAGCAGATATACCATTCGAACGTTCGCAAGCTGTCATTTTCAACGTAAATGCGAGTTATCAGCCCGGTCAACGGTTTATTGAATTTCCGACGGGGAAGGTACCTTTAGGATCGAAATACCCCACATTTAGTGTTTCCTACAGCAAGGGCATCAAAGATGTATTAGGCAGCGATGTGGATTATGACAAATGGAACTTTTCCGTTACGGATAACTTGAATTTTAAACTGTTCGGCATGTTCAAATACCGTGTTACTACCGGCGGGTTCTTCAATGACAATGCTTATACCATACCCGACATGCAGCATTTTAACGGCAACCAAACTTTTTATAACATCAATTATTTAAACAGCTTCCAGCTAGCTCCTTATTATAAATATAGTAATACAGCATCCCTATACGGGATGTTGAACGTTGAACATCATTTCAATGGTTTACTGACCAATAAGATACCGTTATTCAACCGTTTGAAATGGAACCTGGTAGCAGGCTCAAACATTTTCTATGTTAATAAGGACAACCAGTATTACGAGGTCTTTGCCGGCTTGGAAAATATATTGAAAATATTCAGGGTAGACGTGGTGGCAGGATACCAGAGTGACTCACCAACGAGGGTAGGCGTGCGCGTAGGGCTAGGCGGCTTACTTGGCGGGAACATCCAGGTGCGTTAA